AAGTCGCTCATGACTCACCTTTCGGTCGTGCCCGGACATGCAGCCGTTCGCCCTGCGGTCCGAACAGGCTGAGGATCTCGGTCGGCTCCGGGCCGGGGTTGCCGAACCAGTGCGGGGTGCGGGTGTCGAACTCCGCGGCCTCCCCGGGCGTCAGGATCACGTCGTGGTCACCGAGGACGAGGCGCAGCCGCCCGGAGAGCACGTACATCCATTCGTAGCCCTCGTGCACCTTCTGCTCCGGCTCGCGTGAGGGCTTCCCGGGCGGGTAGATCATCTTGAACGCCTGCAGCCCGCCCGGCCGCCGGGTCAGCGGCACGATCGTCACGCCGAACCGCACGACCGGTTTGGCGTGCACCCGCGGGTCCCCGGTCTCCGGCGCGCCGACCAGCTCGTCGAGGGTGACCTGGTGGACGCGGGCCA
The window above is part of the Amycolatopsis thermoflava N1165 genome. Proteins encoded here:
- a CDS encoding helix-turn-helix domain-containing protein; the protein is MSDGDLFGAVGPRLRALRKQRRVTLAQLAEATGISVSTLSRLESGGRRPTLELLLPLARVHQVTLDELVGAPETGDPRVHAKPVVRFGVTIVPLTRRPGGLQAFKMIYPPGKPSREPEQKVHEGYEWMYVLSGRLRLVLGDHDVILTPGEAAEFDTRTPHWFGNPGPEPTEILSLFGPQGERLHVRARPKGES